The genomic interval ACAGCTCGGAATATCCCCGAAAAATAACCGGTTTTCAGCCCCTTTCGGTTTAATCCCCGTATTTTGCGAAGCGCATGTGCGCCTATTCTTGCGATTAAATAGGGGTGACTAAACTTTTGAAGGAGGTCGTGTACACATGCAAAAGCGCGTTTCTCGGTGGCTCGCGACTGCAGTGGCTGGTGTCATGGTTTTGACCGTCTCCGCCGGCGCCACCACGATTGTGGGTACTCCTGGTGCAGGATGGCAGGCGTGGTCCGCGCCGAATCAGGATGGCAGCCCCTATTGGGACAATACTTCCCAGGACGGTAACAAGAAGAACATCGGTTACTTCCTGAGCAAGACCGGTGGTTTCAGCAGCCATCCCGCCAGCCCGGCAATCACCCCCGAGTGGTGGGGCATCGACGCCACACCTACGGGGGCTGACCTGAACTTCCACTTCAAGAGCCCTCTGTCGCAGGCGGTGAAGCTGGTCATCGAAGTAGCCGGCAACGCCAACATCAACGAGCTCGGCTGGTACGACGTGACTAACCCGTTGGTAGGTGGAGTCATCTTCCCCGGTGCTGCGGGTGCTGGTGCCACTACAGTTTTCAGCCCGAGCCTCAACTTCGGTCTATACATCAAGACCGCGGGCGGTGTGAAGTATTACACGCAGTCCAGCCTGAACCCGCTGGCTGAGCAGGATCACCAGCACTTTGCGGTGTTCAAGGAAGCGCCCGGCGTGTACTGGATTGGCGTTGAGGATAAACGGAAGAACATGGGCGAAGGTTTCGGCGGCGACTACAACGACATGGTGATTCGCATGGCAGTCGTCCCGGAGC from Bacillota bacterium carries:
- a CDS encoding PEP-CTERM sorting domain-containing protein, with the protein product MQKRVSRWLATAVAGVMVLTVSAGATTIVGTPGAGWQAWSAPNQDGSPYWDNTSQDGNKKNIGYFLSKTGGFSSHPASPAITPEWWGIDATPTGADLNFHFKSPLSQAVKLVIEVAGNANINELGWYDVTNPLVGGVIFPGAAGAGATTVFSPSLNFGLYIKTAGGVKYYTQSSLNPLAEQDHQHFAVFKEAPGVYWIGVEDKRKNMGEGFGGDYNDMVIRMAVVPEPATMSLFALGLLPLLRRRKA